The proteins below are encoded in one region of Ostrea edulis chromosome 3, xbOstEdul1.1, whole genome shotgun sequence:
- the LOC125677278 gene encoding uncharacterized protein LOC125677278: MNISVCLLVALFVGAVAYPVSKGISLEELRDAMQIEKLESWEKFLKNGGRIYVFKEGMDNEEGYNVNKVTPTTQEHPMIGEEGEEDDTGEYPDLTDETARKTRRRPYFSGPSHDEDSEKHMLQKESYPGRRERKAQDKPKTFQSKTENNGFRSPDILNGENRNIINDIGGGIILRTLDIQKKKKRFMRFRRKGEKFWDVNLLLPDFL, encoded by the exons ATGAATATCTCAGTTTGTCTTCTTGTAGCTCTCTTCGTGGGTGCAGTAGCCTATCCA GTTAGCAAAGGCATTTCTTTGGAAGAACTAAGGGATGCTATGCAGATTGAAAAATTGGAATCATGGgaaaaatttctgaaaaatgGGGGCAGAATTTACGTTTTCAAGGAAGGTATGGACAACGAAGAGGGatacaatgtaaacaaagtCACTCCAACGACCCAAGAACACCCAATGATTGGTGAAGAGGGAGAAGAAGACGATACGGGGGAATATCCAGATCTCACAGACGAGACGGCGAGAAAAACACGTCGTCGTCCATATTTCAGTGGACCGTCTCACGATGAGGATTCTGAAAAACACATGCTACAGAAAGAAAGTTACCCAGGAAGAAGAGAACGTAAGGCACAGGACAAACCTAAGACATTCCAatctaaaactgaaaataatggATTCCGCTCACCCGATATTTTAAATGGAGAGAACAGAAACATCATAAATGATATAGGAGGCGGAATTATTCTCAGAACGCTTGATATCCAGAAAAAAAAGAAACGATTCATGAGATTTCGACGGAAAGGGGAAAAATTCTGGGACGTTAATCTCCTACTGCCAGATTTCCTGTAG